ACAGTTTGACAAAGCTATACCCCTCTATGGAAGGCAGAATGACGTTCAAATGGATTCACCAAAGAATTCTCAGCATGGAAGATACTTGGGTCGAGGCCGGACGTTCATTTTCAGCCAAATACACTCTCACACAGAGGACAGCGAAACATGTAATTTGTCTCTTCTCCTTGTGTCTGCACTGCTACTATGATCATCCTGCTGATTTTTCTCACCAGATGAAAATCATTTCTAAGTCACAGAGATAAAGGAGCACCCCTAGTATTCTGCAACAAATACCTGCAAAAGAAATTTAAACCTCATTTTAtgcttatatatatttttttcatacagCATTATggtttttttaatcagatttttatattttggtgCCCTCATTTGCAAAGATAGTAAAACTCCCTACATTTGAAGGTGCCCTTCCAATTATAGAGGTGACCTTTAAGTCAATAGCTTATGTAGCATTCACTAACTTTAACTTGTGGTGACGTGGTAGAAAGCAAATAATCCCTCTGCCTGATTATGTCCAAAAGACTTTTGATAGGATGCATTAGTCCTATTgttaaaaacattcatttcattatCTTTCTATCTAAAAGTATATTTCCACCCCCAAGATTCTGGTGTATCCCGGGGCAATGACAAAAGAAGCACGTACTCTTATGGCAGAGGGGGCCTTCAGCGGGGGCCCACTTGGTGAACTCGTCCAGTGGAGCGACCTCATTTCCACCCTTCACATCCTGGGACACCACGTTCACCTTTCAGCCTCCGTATCTGAGTTCCAGAAGTAGGTATTTATGAATCAACCATGTGCTTTAGACAGTTTCACAGTTTAACTTTGCATGCATGCTATGCGTTCCCACTCTGCTCCTGTGCACCCACGCTTCTATTCATCTCTGTCTAGATTTGTCAGGACAAATACAGACGGGTGTCCATCTCTACCTTCAGTGGAGTTGAGCCTGATATATACAGACATCATCGGTCTTCGACTGATTAAACCATTACTAGGAACAAGTTGGATCAGATACCAGTGAGTATGGATTCGAATGATATGATGTCAATATGCTTGTCAGTTAAGTAAGAGTGAGAGTACACAGTAGCCACAGCCAGGGAGCAAGGAGTGGAACGTAAGATGCGTCAAAATGAAATCACCAAATATACTCTTGAGTGTATTTGTGCATCTTTGTGTGTCAACCAGGTGTATGATGCGCGTGTTGGACTGTTTTGGCACAGAGCCGGACTTCAATCACGCAGCTTGGGCCAGAAAGCACAACCTCAGGAGTCCATATGGCAGCCTGAACATGATCCCAATGCAGTTCTACACCATGTTCCGTGCGTTTGttcttctttatctttcccaacAAACTAATCTAATCTGTGGCATATAGTTCTAGATCTGAGAACTGAAATTTCTATATTAATCTAACAATTAAAGAGTTCATTTATTCCCTGCATGCCTTATTGGGAGCAGCACATACGCCTGACAACACATTCCTGGGCCTTACTGTGCAGAGCCCTGTGGGGTCACCACTAAGTTCCACCAGAAAGGCAAATCAGGCACTTGTATATGGAAAAAAGGCCACTATTTGGAAGGTAACAATTAATCAGATtagccagcaaaaaaaaatgttgtgataaaaaagtttttctttcatcatttcCTACATTTTCTgacttcttgtttttttgtagtATTTATGGGTTTGTTGACACCCCAGTAAAATACGTCTTCAATAAAGGAGATGTTTATTGTCTCGTTGCAATGTAGGGTAAAGAGGCTTATCTGAACGTCATCCATAAATACTTGGACATTCATGGGACGGTTGACCGAAGTGGTCGCATTCCCAGATATGTGAAAAACCATGGAATCATCAAGGGCTCTGAAGTGCATAACCTGTTAAGGCAGAGCAAGGTGAGCATCTGAAAAGTTTGAGTCCCTTCATTTTCAATGTTCATCcaatcattcattttccaaccgctttgtccattatcgggtcgcgggccaagctggagcctatctcagcagtcaatgggcgagaggtcggggtacaccctggacaagccgccagttcatcacagggcaacacagagacagacaatcagccacacataGAACTTATCTTAGCTAATTGAGTCAACATACCAGCTAATGCTGGTCTGTTAACAACCAGacaagcactcggagagcgcagacctccaccaagcatctCATCCACCTCTAAACTGGATTTACACGATCCATAtagtgatctggattatcatcaaaaggttataagttgttcttggtatctttatacaccaaccatgaaaagtaaaagtaaatcacAATTCATAAATTCGTAAATGGGGTGTTATGAGCCGGGCAAGGATTTGGATCCAAGAATGCGGAGCAGGCAAACTCAATAatagttttcattttaataaaaatcaaacaacgaaaatactgtatatacaaaACGAAAGATAATAATAGATGGCCAGGTACCTGAAATAGTTTCAACAGAAAAACACTgcctaaacaaacaaacaaaaatcctaAACAAGATAACGCCAAAGGAGCACATGCTGGTTGTCCagggaaacaaaacaatatcaaaGGGCGAGCAGAAAATACTCATTGCTCAGTGGCAGAGGAACATACATCAGTCATGTGTAAAGTTccatgtaatgttttttttcaatctgTGGTCTGTTGCAGGTTTTTGTAGGATTATCACTCCCATATGAAGGCCCCGCCCCTTTGGAAGCCTTAGCCAATGGCTGTGCTTTCCTGAACCCCAGGTTTCGCCCTCCACAGTACTTCAAGGGAAAGCCTACCATCAGAGAGGTGAGATGTCACAGTGTTAATATCGATTCAAGCACATTTCAAATATCAAGTAGTTGCACATGACTTGAATATTTCCATTTACTGGAAAATCTATTCTTCAGTTGACGTCCCAGAATCCTTATGCCGAGTCCATCGGAGAGCCCTATGTATGGACGGTAGATATACATAATTTAACAGAGGTGGAGAGAGCGCTTACTGCTATCTTAACTCAGACTGTAAGTACTAtcacatctatctatctatcatgaATATAGACTGCATCATTTCATATACATAATTATAATTTTTACATATACTATTCAGATTGAACCCTACGTGCCCTACGAGTTTACCTCTGAAGGAATGCTCCAAAGGGTCAACATCCTAATCGAAAAACAGGTCAGAGGAAAAGGGGTTTTGggtctggtaaaaaaaaagaagatatttaATGAGACAAAGAATcttgttttctcattttgttctCAGGACTTCTGCCACAACACGCGCAGCTGGCCTCCCCTGAGAGCACTTCAGGTTGTGAAGGCCGAGATCAACACGTCCTGTAAACAGGCTTGTCAGAATAAGGGGTTAATCTGTGAACCTGCCTTCTTCTCACATCTTAACAACGCTCGCCAGGTTGCCAGGTAAGATTTGACCCAGTGCCAGCCATTATCGACGCaactatatgctgagtgccccagttttcatgtattttcccagattttccaagccccacaggatatactgtgtttactgtgacTATGCAAACGGAAAACCTGCCAAATGAAAGGTTAAAGGGCTtcaaaaaatgtctttagacgtgaatggcactcaaagagttaatttctatgtatttctgtgtgtgtgtgtgtgatgtttgaAACTTGCAATTAGTGAGCACATTCAGTACAATTTGGCAAGAACTGCatttaaagtttttcttttttaataaaagcCATGTTGTTTTCAAGTTCAAAGTTATTGAGAAACCAATCTAAGGCCCCTGTCTCTACGGGGACCATCGCTCCTTCAAATACCTCGTGGGCTTGAACTGTCAATCGTTGCAGCTGAAGGAGGGATTTGGGTTCGGGTTCAGTGTTCTAACTTTTTTGTGTTCGTTTTTTTCAGTTACGGCGTAAAGTGTGAAACATCAGAGCTTTCTGCCCACTACTTGGTGCTTCCGGCCTACAGCGTCAAAGATCAGCACTGCCTCTTCCAGTCGGACGCATTGCTGTTCAGCTGTGTGAGATCTCACGAGTCCTTAACTCGCATTTGCCCCTGCAGAGACTACATTAAGGAGCAAATAGCCTTATGCAAGGCATGTgtataagtaaaaaaaaaaaaaaaacacatcctgCACACAAAAAGGTGGCACAACACATTTATATGGGTTACGTGACAACGTATGGTCTGACTCTGGACACCACAGTTTTATCCAGGACCAGTTGGACTTGCGAAAGTTTCAGATTGAGCTCAAAAGCATGTGTTATTACTGATGCAGgataaaactttattaaccaataaaagcatttgacaAAGAGATAcatcataatattttttttgtcacaccATCTGTAATACCATTGTAGTACCATTACTGTACGAAGAGACCAATAATCATTTGTTACATTGTCAGATTTATTGGAAGATGCGTTGCATCTTTTtacatgtgagtgtgtgtgtgtgtgtgtgtgcgtgtgtgtgtgtcagcaatgcatacattttcacagaagaTTAAAGTTTTTTACAAGCCTATGCAAAGCATCTTAGAAGTTGTTGGTATTCTTACTGTAATTTTGAGCATCATCATTTGACTTTTGACCAGCGGGACAGGTTTGTCAGTGATTTGGCACGGTTAATTCAAAGTTGCACAATCATAAGCATTTCTGATCTCTTTCaaagtttaaaatgtaaatatgaatgTAATTCAAAAAGAGCATCCAGCCAATGAACAAATGTGTTTAGAGGTCATTTCCTTACAAACCTCATGCAGACTTTTGGCAATGTGGAATTtgaaggtggaaaaaaaagaaaaagatttaaGCAATACATAAACGTGAATTCTGATTTATATTTAACAGATTTCTTTTTGGTATCCAGCTACTGTTGTTCCACCTTCAAATATCAACCATCAAAATTTAATTGTGAATCAATGTGCCCAAGAGAAGCAGCATGCCAATAAAACCGATGGCCGGGAGGAAAATAACCTTCAGTTCCTCCGCGCTGGTGAACTCTTACCACGACTGAGTCATTATGTATTTGATCTCTACCTTATGTGTGGCTATAAGCGTGTAAACGATGTGCTTCACAGGTAGAAGACACAGTTAAGATTGTCTTCTATTCACCAGAGTATAGGGGGAACGTTACGAATCAATGTGCTGTTGGTGAgttgaaaatgtgttcacaCC
This region of Brachionichthys hirsutus isolate HB-005 chromosome 12, CSIRO-AGI_Bhir_v1, whole genome shotgun sequence genomic DNA includes:
- the LOC137902466 gene encoding alpha-1,6-mannosylglycoprotein 6-beta-N-acetylglucosaminyltransferase A-like — its product is MTAVVLFEAEFESFNGIRSVVKKVRTQTRNRSAATSLLDIQKRDGENCPLPPMDGFPHCNMIIEWMKKIWRSDPCYERHGVNGSMCSILIYLSEIESWCPVLPGRKILPASAQNTEVKAEHAVIRDSLTKLYPSMEGRMTFKWIHQRILSMEDTWVEAGRSFSAKYTLTQRTAKHILVYPGAMTKEARTLMAEGAFSGGPLGELVQWSDLISTLHILGHHVHLSASVSEFQKFVRTNTDGCPSLPSVELSLIYTDIIGLRLIKPLLGTSWIRYQCMMRVLDCFGTEPDFNHAAWARKHNLRSPYGSLNMIPMQFYTMFPHTPDNTFLGLTVQSPVGSPLSSTRKANQALVYGKKATIWKGKEAYLNVIHKYLDIHGTVDRSGRIPRYVKNHGIIKGSEVHNLLRQSKVFVGLSLPYEGPAPLEALANGCAFLNPRFRPPQYFKGKPTIRELTSQNPYAESIGEPYVWTVDIHNLTEVERALTAILTQTIEPYVPYEFTSEGMLQRVNILIEKQDFCHNTRSWPPLRALQVVKAEINTSCKQACQNKGLICEPAFFSHLNNARQVASYGVKCETSELSAHYLVLPAYSVKDQHCLFQSDALLFSCVRSHESLTRICPCRDYIKEQIALCKACV